The nucleotide window ATTAGTGAACAAATCACTTATGTTAGTTACTGCTTTAAATACTAAAATTGGGTATTATAAAGCAGCAGAAATTGCAAATACTGCTCACGAAAACGGAACTACTTTAAAAGAAGAAGCAGTTCGTTTAGGTTATGTTACTCCAGAACAATATGATGAATGGGTAAAACCAGCTGAAATGACAGGTAGTTTAAAATAAGCTACTTTTAAATTTTTAAAAAAACCGAAGGAAACCCTTCGGTTTTTTTTATGACTACTTTTTATTATTGTGCAATAGCAACTACCTTCTGACCTCCAAATAAACATGTACACCCGCCTTTAGCTTACATTTCATTTTTACAGTAGAGGATAAAATGTACCTATACTTTGTAAAATTTAAATAGATTAGTAAATAATTTTTAATTAAATCTATATAGCTAAAAAAAAGCCCAAGAAATTCATCTTGGGCTTTTATAAATTTATGTTGATTTTGGACTATGGTCTAAATTCAATTTTACGCATACGTAAACTCTCAGGAGTAACCTCTAAATATTCATCTCCTTTAATATACTCCATACATTCTTCTAAAGAGAAATCTGTTTTAGGAGCAATCTTTACACTATCATCTGTACCTGATGAACGAACGTTTGTTAATTTTTTACCTTTAATTAAGTTTACACCCATATCAGTATCTTTACTGTTTTCTCCAACTACCTGACCAATGTAAATTTCTTGATTAGGATCTATAAAGAAACGTCCTCTGTCTTGTAATCGATCAATTGCATAAGCTGTTGCTTTACCTGCAGCAGAAGATACAATAGCACCTTTAATATCTTCAGAAAACTCGCCTTTAAAAGGTCCATATTCAGAAAAACGGTGGTTAATGATTGCTTGACCAGCAGTTGCTGTTAATATCTTATTACGTAAACCAATTAATCCTCTAGAAGGAATGGTAAATTCTAAGTGTTGTAAATCTCCTTTAGGCTCCATTACTAATAAATCTCCTTTTCTTAAAGAAACTAAGTTTATGGCTTTAGAAGCAACATCTTCAGGAACATCAATAGATAAAGTTTCATAAGGCTCAGACTTTACACCATCAATTTCTTTAATGATTACTTGTGGTCTGCCCACTTGCAATTCATACCCTTCTCTACGCATTGTTTCAATCAATACAGATAAGTGTAAAACTCCACGACCGAAAACATTAAACTTGTCTTCAGAATCTGTAGTATCTACTCTTAATGCTAAATTCTTTTCCATTTCCTTGAACAATCTGTCACGTAAATGACGAGAAGTTACAAATTTACCTTCTTTACCAAAGAAAGGTGAATTGTTAATGGTAAACAACATACTCATTGTAGGCTGATCTACTTCTATTCTTGGTAATGCTTCTGGGTTTTCTAAATCTGCAATAGTATCTCCAATTTCGAAACCTTCAATACCTGTAATTGCACAGATATCACCACTTCTTACTTTAGAAGTTTTTGCTTTACCCATACCTTCGAATACATGTAATTCTTTAATTCTAACTTTTTTGTTAGTACCATCTGCTTTCATTAACATGTAGTCTTTATTCTCTTCTAAGTCTCCTCTAAAAACACGCCCAATAGCAATTCTACCTGTAAATGCAGAAAAATCTAATGATGTAATTTGCATTTGAGGAGAACCTTCTCTGTAAGGTGCTTCTGGAATAGATTCGATTACAGCATCTAATAAATCGATAATGTCTTCTTTTTCATCTTTCCAATCTGTAGACATCCAACCGTTTTTAGCTGAACCATAAATAGTTGTAAAGTCTAATTGATCTTCTGTAGCGTCTAAAGCAAACATTAAATCAAATACTTTTTCGTGTACTAAATCTGGTGTACAGTTTTCTTTATCTACTTTGTTTACAACAACAATAGGTGTTAAACCTAACTCAATAGCCTTACCTAATACAAAACGAGTTTGTGGCATTGGGCCTTCGAAAGCATCAACTAATAATAAAACGCCATCTGCCATTTTTAATACACGCTCTACTTCTCCTCCAAAATCGGCGTGACCTGGTGTGTCAATTACATTAATTTTTACACCTTTATAATTTACAGATACGTTTTTAGAAAGAATGGTAATTCCTCTTTCACGCTCTAAATCATTATTATCTAATAATAAATCAGTACGTTCTTTACGATCGTCTAAAATTTTTGCTTGGTCTATAATTTTATCTACTAACGTTGTTTTACCATGATCAACGTGTGCAATAATTGCGATGTTTCTTATTGATTGCATTTATACTTTCTTAAATTTCGTGCAAAAGTAGTTGTTTCTATGCGATTTACACCTTATCTCATCAATTATTTTAATGTTAAGGATTTAAAAAGTATAAGCTACAAAAGGTGATAGCTTAAAGTATTAAGGTTCAGTTGAATCTTCTCTAAATGCAGAGGGCAGAATATCTGGAATTAATTTAATTAAAAGTGGTAATAGAATTGCGCCTCCAGGTAATAAAAATACCGCTAATGCTGGTATAGATTTGCAAATATCTAAAATTAATATGTATATTTTTTTTCTTTCTTCTGGTGTTAATTTGGCATGTGTAGATTTACGAATTAAGAACATGGCTTCTTTACTTTGCAAAAGCTCTTGATGCAATCGTAATTTGTTTTTGTGCAATAAGGTTCTTATTTCTTCTACAGTTTTCATTATAATTTTCTACGCTTACGCTCTGTTTGCAGTAGGTTTAATTCTCTACTAGTTTGGCCAGCTACAGAAGTATTTTCTTCTGCTCTTCTTATTAAATATGGCATTACATCTCTTACTGGGCCAAAAGGCAAATACTTTGCTACATTGTATCCTTGATTGGCTAAATTGTAGCTAATATGATCACTCATACCAAACAATTGCCCAAACCAAAGTCTGTTATCATTTACTTTTAGCTGATACTTTTTTGCTAAATCCATTACTAAATAAGAACTTTCTTCATTATGTGTACCTGCAAATAAAGCCATGTGAGAATTATCCATCATGTATTTAATAGCAGCATTAAAGTTTTCATCTGTAGCTTTTTTATCTGTACAAATAGGTGATCTGTATCCTTTTTCTTTCGCTCTTTGACGTTCTTTCTCCATATAGGCACCTCTAACTACTTTCATACCTATATGAAAACCTTTAGCCTTTGCTTTAGAATGTAAGGCCATTAGATAGTCCATTCTATCATGTCTATACATCTGTAAAGTATTAAATACAATGGCTTTTTTGGTATTGTACGTTTCCATTAAACCTTCAATAAGCTCATCAGCTGCATCTTGCATCCAACTTTCTTCTGCATCAATTAATAACGGAACATCTTTTTCTACAGCAACCTGACAAACTTTATGAAACCTTTTTATCACTTGAATCCACTCAATTTCTTCTTTTTCTGTTAGTTCTTTACCTTCAGATAATTTTTGATATAAAGCAAATCGTCCAAATCCTGTAGGCTTAAATACAGCAAAAGGAATTGATTTTTTCTCAGCACAAAAATCTATAATTTTAAGAATCTTTTGTAAAGCTTCGTTAAAACTAGCTTCTTCATCTTTACCTTCTACAGAATAATCCAGTACACTATGTACTTTACCATTAGCATACATGTTTTCTATAATAGGTAAACAATCGTCTTCTGTAACTCCTCCACAGAAATGATCGAACACTGTAGAACGAATTAAACCTTCTATAGGTAAATGTACCTTTAAAGCAAAATTAGTAACAGCGCTTCCTATTTTTACCATAGGTTGATTTTGTATCATTTTGAACAAAAAATAAGCACGTTCTAACTGTGAATCTGATTTTAATGCAAAAGCAACTTCTGTATTGTCAAAAAGTTTCATACTATATCGATTTAGTGTTACAAATATAGTGTTTGGATAGTAATTTTTATATAAATTCTAGTTATTTTGCACCTTCAATTCTATAAAAAATGAAAACCATTAAGGCTGTATCTTATCCTGTTCATTTTCAGGAAGAAAGCTATCAAGAATTATCACAATTAATTCAAGAAAAAGACTACTCAACTTTGTTTGTTTTGGTAGATGAAAATACCATGGAACACTGTTATCCTAAATTTATACCAAATTTAAAGACAGATAAAACTATAGAGGTTATAGAAATTGAATCTGGAGAGATCAATAAGAACTTAGAAACTTGTGTTGGTGTTTGGAATGCCATTACAGAATTGGGTGGAGATAGAAAGAGTTTGGTAATTACTTTAGGAGGTGGAGTTATTACAGATATGGGTGGTTTTGTAGCTTCTTGTTTTAAAAGAGGTGTAGATTTTGTGAATATACCTACTACCCTATTATCTATGGTAGATGCCTCAGTTGGTGGCAAAACAGGTGTAGATTTAGGCGTGTTAAAAAACCAAATTGGTTTGTTTGCAAATCCGCAGATGGTAATTGTAGACAATCAATATTTAACAACTGTTACAGAAAGAGAAATAAAATCTGGAATAGCAGAGATTATTAAATATGGAGTTACTTATGATGTGTCTTTATTTGAAAACATTAAAAAGAACAAAGAAAATAATATTAGCGATTTAATTTTTAGATCTGTAGAAATTAAAAACGAGGTTGTTTTAAAAGATCCAAAAGAAAAGGATTTGCGTAAAATTTTAAATTTTGGGCATACACTTGGGCATGCAATAGAATCATTCTACTTAGAATCTGAAGACAAGGAAAACTTAACACATGGTGAAGCCATTGCAATTGGGATGGTCTGCGAAAGTTATATTTCTAACAAAGAATTACAATTTCCAATAGATAAGGTGCATGCTTTAAAAGAAGTTGTATGCGCTATTTATGATAAAATACAATTATTAGAAAAAGATTTTACGGCCATTCTTAACTTATTGAAACACGATAAGAAAAATGTAAATGGACAAGTAAACTTTGTACTTTTAAATGATTTTGAAGATTTTAAATTAGATTGTAAAGTGCCTGAAGTATTGATAAAAGAAAGTTTACAATTTTATAACTCATAAAAAAATCCCATCATAAATATGATGGGATTTTTTAATATATGAGCAAGTATATACTTATACTTTTTTTACTTTCACTGCATTCATTCCACGCATTCCTTTTTCTAATTCAAAAGAAACCTTATCATTCTCTGCAATAGTATCTATTAAACCACTTACGTGTGTAAAATATTTTTCTCCATTATCTGAATCGATAATAAAACCAAAACCTTTAGAAGTATCAAAGAAATTTACTTTTCCTTTTCTTACTGGATCTTCTTCTGGTAAATCTTCTTTTTTAGTAGTAGAAATTTGAATATCTTCTAATTCATACTCTACTTTTAATTCTGGATCTGGAGGAGTATCTGTTAAATTTCCATTATGATCTACATAAGCAAACTGAATTCCAGATGCACCACTTTCTTCTTTAGCAGCTTTTCTTGCCTCCATTTTTTTACGCTTGTCTTCGCGTTTTTTTAAACGTTTTTTTTCTTTTTCACTTTTACTAAATGTCTGTTGCGATTTTGCCATTAACTATATAACTGTTTTTGTATGCTTGTTTTCAAATTATACTAAAGTTTTGTATTTGCACCTAATGCTTTTGGTGTAGAATCAGTTTAAAAAATAAAACCGAATTTGCTATTTTATTTACTAGGAGTTCTTTAGTGCTACAAAGATATTAAAAAATTAGGTTTTATGAAATAGCAACAATCAATATTAATAGAGAGACTATAAATGTTAAAATTTATAAAAAAATAATATTTATAAAACCAAGTTGTATTTCTTTACGTATATAAACTGGAAAACTAAAATTAAATTACAATGAAAACAATGAAAACACTGGCACTTGTAGGTGCTATTGCAGTAGGTTTAACTTCATGTTCAGACGAAACTTCTACAGTTGCTGCACAATTAGACACAAAATTACTTTTTACATCAAACAACAACGATGGTAATGTAAACGTATATAATGTTACCAATTTAAGTGCGGTTGCCACTTCTACATTAACTACACCAATTTCTGCTTCTGATGGAGTGTATTATAATAGTGATGAAGATTTAGTGGTACAAGCTTCTAGATCTACATTTGGTTTAGAGGGTTATGCAGGTATTACTCTATCTTCTTCTTTAATATCTACTACAGTAACAGCAAACGTTGTTGGTAGTTTAGATATGACAAGTCCTAGAGAATTAGCAGTAAATGGAAATTTTTATGTAGTTGTAGATAATGCAGATGCAGATGGAGATAATAGCACAAATGATGGAAGATTATTTATATACTCTAAAAACGGAAATAGTTTTACTTTAAGAAATACCATTACAACAGACATTAAATTATGGGGAATTACCTTTATTGGTAATGATTTATATGCAATTGCAGATACTACCAATGAATTGGCTGTGTATACCAATTTCTTGAACAATACAACTACAACAACATTAGCAACCTCTAAAAAGATTGCTGTAGAAGGTATTGTTAGAACTCATGGTTTAACCTATGATGCAATGACAGATACTATGGTTTTAACAGATATTGGTGATGCTTCTAATGGACAAGATGATGGAGGATTTCATGTGATTGATAATTTTACATCTAAATTTAGCAGTACTGCAAATGGGGCAACACTATCTGTGGCAGAACAAACAAGAGTATCTGGAGCAAGTACATTATTAGGTAATCCTGTAGATGTAGCTTATGATGGCGAATCTCAAACCGTTTTTATTGCAGAGGCAGGAAACAATGGAGGTAGAATTTTGGCCTTTAGTAATATTGGTTCTGGAGGTGATGTAACTCCAAGTTACAACTCGTCTTTATCTAAAGCATCTGCAGTTTATTTATACAAAGAATAATAATTAGAATTTAAGTTAATTGTTAAGAAACCTTTCAATAAAATTTTGAAAGGTTTTTTTGTTGCTCATTGTTAAATGTTAAAAAATCATTAAAAATTATAATAACGCTCTAAAACAATAGTATTACTATTATATTTGCAAACAAATCGAAAAACCATGAAAGATTTATTATCTAACTTAAAAATATCTGTACCAGATAAAATATATATAAAAGACCCTGAAACCTCTCAACTAGGAAAGCGTATTATTGAGAATAGTATTGTTATTATTAATGAAATTGGTTTTGAGAGTTTTACCTTTAAAAAACTAGGAAATAGAATAGGTTCTAATGAAAGTTCTATTTATAGGTATTTTGAGAGTAAACACAAGCTACTATTATACCTTTCTTCTTGGTATTGGGCTTGGTTAGAGTACCAATTGGTTTTAGAAACTTTTAGTATTTCTAACTCTAAAGAAAAGTTAGAAAAAGCCATTACCATTCTTACAAGAACTGTAGAAGAAGACAGTAATTTCACTCACATTAACGAAGTGTTATTGTATAAAATTATTGTTAATGAAAGTTCTAAATCATTCTTAACCAAAGAGGTTGATAATGATAATAAAGAAGGCTATTTTGAAGTTTATAAACGTTTGGTAACTCGTTTAGAACAGATGATTGCCAGCGTAAATTCTGATTATAAATTTGCTTTGAGTTTGGCAAGCACTATCATAGAAGGTGGTTTACATCAGCATTTTTTAAACAGCCACTTCCCTTCTATAACCAATTGCGATAACAACAAAGTACCAACAAAATTCTTTTTGCATTTAGTATTTCATACTTTAAATAAAGATAATGACTAACAAACCACTTACTCCTTGGCAACGTTTCTTAGGGTTGCTAAGATTAGAAAAAAGAGAGATTTTTCAGATTTTTTATTACGCCATTTTTGGCGGAATTGTTTCGCTTTCATTACCCTTAGGTATACAAGCAATCATTAACTTAATACAAGGAGCACAAATTTCTACTTCTTGGATTGTTTTAGTAGTTGCTGTGACTATTGGTGTAATATTTTCTGGAGCATTACAATTAATGCAATTGAGAATTATAGAAACCATTCAACAAAGAATCTTTACAAGAGCTTCTTTTGAATTGAGCTATCGTTTTCCGAAAATTAAAATGATAGAATTACGTGAGTACTATCCTCCAGAATTAGCAAATCGTTTTTTTGATACGCTAACCATTCAGAAAGGATTATCAAAAATTTTGATAGATGTACCAACAGCTATTTTACAAATCATTTTTGCATTGATTTTACTTTCATTCTATCACCCATTTTTTATCATCTTTGGTATTTTGCTACTGTTGCTTATTTACATTGTATTTAAGTTTACTGCACAAAAGGGTTTAGAAACAAGTTTAGTAGAATCTAAAATAAAATATAAGGTTGCACACTGGATACAAGAAGTAGCAAGAACTGTAGTTAGCTTTAAACTGTCTGGAAACACAAGTTTGGCGATGTCTAAAAATGATGTATTGGTTGATAAATATATTGAGGCTAGAGAAAATCATTTTAAGATTTTAATCTTGCAATTCACGCAAATGATTGGTTTTAAAGTAATTGTAACTGCTAGTTTATTATTAATTGGTGGAGCATTGGTTTTAAATCAAGAAATGAATATTGGACAGTTTGTTGCAGCAGAAATCATTATTCTTTTGGTAATAGCCTCTGTAGAGAAACTAATTATTGGATTAGAATCTTTTTATGATGTATTAACCTCTATTGAAAAAATTGGTCAAGTAGTAGACAAAGAATTAGAATCTCAAGATGGTGAAAAGCCTTTATTTAAAGACGGTTTAACTGTTGAGTTGGATGAAGTATCTTATGAAGTTGCTAATAGAAAGAAGCCAATCATTAAAAACATTTCCTTAAAAATAAAACCTAAAAGTAGAATTCTAATTGTTGGAGAAAGTGGTGCTGGTAAATCTAGTTTATTACGTTTAATATCTGGAGTTATAGAACCTACAGCTGGTAATATTTATGTAAACAACTTAGCTTTAGGTAGTTTACACCTAAATCATTACAGGTCACAATTAGGGTTGTCTTTGTCTGAAGAAACTCCTTTTGAAGGTAGTATTAGAGAAAATCTAATTTTTGGGAATGATAAAATTAAAGACTCTAAGATTTTTGAAATATTAGATATTGTTGGCTTATCACAATTTTTAAAAGAACAAGCCAATGGTTTAGATACTATTTTAAATGCAGAGGGTAAGCAAATGTCTTACACTATTGCTAAGAAGATAATTTTAGCTAGAGCTATTATTAAAGAACCAAAGATTATGATTTTAGAAGATCCTTTAGATCAATTTAATTTAGAGGAAACTGTAAGTATCATTAAGTATTTAACAGATAGTGCAAGACCTTGGTCTTTAATTGTAGTAAGTAGTAAAAAGAGCTGGAGAACAGAATGCAGCCAAACTATTACAATTGATAAAGGTGAAATTAAAGCAATAAACTAGTATACCATGTTAAACATAACTAACAATCAAATCCATAAAAAAGTAGATCTAACCAAGTTTAAATCTGGTGGAAGAGTTTATGCAAAAGAATACTATAGAGCATTCAATAAATTCTTATTAGCTGCAGCTATTATTGGTATTATCTTTTTGTTTTTACCATGGACACAGAATATTACTGGTAAAGGTATTGTTACCACATTAACTCCAGAACAAAGACCTCAAACCATTCAATCTCAAATTCCTGGTAGAATTGAGC belongs to Polaribacter dokdonensis and includes:
- the typA gene encoding translational GTPase TypA; translation: MQSIRNIAIIAHVDHGKTTLVDKIIDQAKILDDRKERTDLLLDNNDLERERGITILSKNVSVNYKGVKINVIDTPGHADFGGEVERVLKMADGVLLLVDAFEGPMPQTRFVLGKAIELGLTPIVVVNKVDKENCTPDLVHEKVFDLMFALDATEDQLDFTTIYGSAKNGWMSTDWKDEKEDIIDLLDAVIESIPEAPYREGSPQMQITSLDFSAFTGRIAIGRVFRGDLEENKDYMLMKADGTNKKVRIKELHVFEGMGKAKTSKVRSGDICAITGIEGFEIGDTIADLENPEALPRIEVDQPTMSMLFTINNSPFFGKEGKFVTSRHLRDRLFKEMEKNLALRVDTTDSEDKFNVFGRGVLHLSVLIETMRREGYELQVGRPQVIIKEIDGVKSEPYETLSIDVPEDVASKAINLVSLRKGDLLVMEPKGDLQHLEFTIPSRGLIGLRNKILTATAGQAIINHRFSEYGPFKGEFSEDIKGAIVSSAAGKATAYAIDRLQDRGRFFIDPNQEIYIGQVVGENSKDTDMGVNLIKGKKLTNVRSSGTDDSVKIAPKTDFSLEECMEYIKGDEYLEVTPESLRMRKIEFRP
- a CDS encoding LETM1 domain-containing protein — translated: MKTVEEIRTLLHKNKLRLHQELLQSKEAMFLIRKSTHAKLTPEERKKIYILILDICKSIPALAVFLLPGGAILLPLLIKLIPDILPSAFREDSTEP
- a CDS encoding proline dehydrogenase family protein; protein product: MKLFDNTEVAFALKSDSQLERAYFLFKMIQNQPMVKIGSAVTNFALKVHLPIEGLIRSTVFDHFCGGVTEDDCLPIIENMYANGKVHSVLDYSVEGKDEEASFNEALQKILKIIDFCAEKKSIPFAVFKPTGFGRFALYQKLSEGKELTEKEEIEWIQVIKRFHKVCQVAVEKDVPLLIDAEESWMQDAADELIEGLMETYNTKKAIVFNTLQMYRHDRMDYLMALHSKAKAKGFHIGMKVVRGAYMEKERQRAKEKGYRSPICTDKKATDENFNAAIKYMMDNSHMALFAGTHNEESSYLVMDLAKKYQLKVNDNRLWFGQLFGMSDHISYNLANQGYNVAKYLPFGPVRDVMPYLIRRAEENTSVAGQTSRELNLLQTERKRRKL
- the aroB gene encoding 3-dehydroquinate synthase, yielding MKTIKAVSYPVHFQEESYQELSQLIQEKDYSTLFVLVDENTMEHCYPKFIPNLKTDKTIEVIEIESGEINKNLETCVGVWNAITELGGDRKSLVITLGGGVITDMGGFVASCFKRGVDFVNIPTTLLSMVDASVGGKTGVDLGVLKNQIGLFANPQMVIVDNQYLTTVTEREIKSGIAEIIKYGVTYDVSLFENIKKNKENNISDLIFRSVEIKNEVVLKDPKEKDLRKILNFGHTLGHAIESFYLESEDKENLTHGEAIAIGMVCESYISNKELQFPIDKVHALKEVVCAIYDKIQLLEKDFTAILNLLKHDKKNVNGQVNFVLLNDFEDFKLDCKVPEVLIKESLQFYNS
- a CDS encoding cold-shock protein gives rise to the protein MAKSQQTFSKSEKEKKRLKKREDKRKKMEARKAAKEESGASGIQFAYVDHNGNLTDTPPDPELKVEYELEDIQISTTKKEDLPEEDPVRKGKVNFFDTSKGFGFIIDSDNGEKYFTHVSGLIDTIAENDKVSFELEKGMRGMNAVKVKKV
- a CDS encoding TetR/AcrR family transcriptional regulator; the encoded protein is MKDLLSNLKISVPDKIYIKDPETSQLGKRIIENSIVIINEIGFESFTFKKLGNRIGSNESSIYRYFESKHKLLLYLSSWYWAWLEYQLVLETFSISNSKEKLEKAITILTRTVEEDSNFTHINEVLLYKIIVNESSKSFLTKEVDNDNKEGYFEVYKRLVTRLEQMIASVNSDYKFALSLASTIIEGGLHQHFLNSHFPSITNCDNNKVPTKFFLHLVFHTLNKDND
- a CDS encoding peptidase domain-containing ABC transporter, with the translated sequence MTNKPLTPWQRFLGLLRLEKREIFQIFYYAIFGGIVSLSLPLGIQAIINLIQGAQISTSWIVLVVAVTIGVIFSGALQLMQLRIIETIQQRIFTRASFELSYRFPKIKMIELREYYPPELANRFFDTLTIQKGLSKILIDVPTAILQIIFALILLSFYHPFFIIFGILLLLLIYIVFKFTAQKGLETSLVESKIKYKVAHWIQEVARTVVSFKLSGNTSLAMSKNDVLVDKYIEARENHFKILILQFTQMIGFKVIVTASLLLIGGALVLNQEMNIGQFVAAEIIILLVIASVEKLIIGLESFYDVLTSIEKIGQVVDKELESQDGEKPLFKDGLTVELDEVSYEVANRKKPIIKNISLKIKPKSRILIVGESGAGKSSLLRLISGVIEPTAGNIYVNNLALGSLHLNHYRSQLGLSLSEETPFEGSIRENLIFGNDKIKDSKIFEILDIVGLSQFLKEQANGLDTILNAEGKQMSYTIAKKIILARAIIKEPKIMILEDPLDQFNLEETVSIIKYLTDSARPWSLIVVSSKKSWRTECSQTITIDKGEIKAIN